In Trichlorobacter lovleyi, the DNA window AGCAGCCTCTTCAATCCTCAACCAGTCAGCCACATCCTTCTCGGCATCCTTGGTGGCCTGACCAGCATCCATACCGGCAGCAACCCGTTCCTGCACCCCTGACTTGACCTTGTCCTTGACTGCACCACGCAGTTTGCGCAGCTCATCCTTGTAGACAAACTCCTTACCAGCCGGTCCCATAACCGCCAAGCGGGTGGTGGGCAGCGCCAGAACCAGATCCGCACCGGTGGGGTAGTTGTTGTAGGAGGCGTAGGCGCCGCCGTAGGCGTTCCGGATGATCAGCAGGATGCGGGGAGTGCGGATATCCACAATGGAATCCAGCATGGCCCGGCCAGCCTGGACGATACCGCGGGACTCCTGCTCACGGCCCGGCAGGAAGCCGGTGGTGTCTTCCATAAAGATGATTGGAATATTGTAGATGTTACAGAAGCGGTTGAAACGGGCAATCTTGTAGGCTGAATCCACTGAGATCTGGCCGGAAGCCACAGCGGAGTTGTTGGCCACAAAGCCGACCACGTTGCCCCCCAGACGACCAAAGGCGGTGACCGCCTCACGGGCACGGTCAGGCTGCATCTCAAAATAGTCACCATGGTCACAGATCTGCTGGATCATGATTGAGACATCAAAAGGGGTATTGAAGCCGGTGGGAGAGTTAAAGGCCTTCTTGAGCAGGGTATTGATCTCCCAGGTCTTGCGATCCAGCGGATCGCTGGTCTGCCGGAAGCGAGGGGAGACACTATTGTTATCAGGCACATAGGAAAGCAGTTGCAGTGCAGCACGCAGGGCGCCCACTTCATCCTCAACGGTCAGGTCAGCCACGCCGGAGGCACCATGCACCTTGGGTCCACCCAGATCTTCAGGGGTAACATCCTCACCCAGTACCGACTTGACCACGCCAGGTCCGGTCAGTCCGAAAAAGGTATCATTGGGCTGGATCACGAAGCTGCCCTGACGGGGCAGATAGGAACCGCCACCGGCGTTGAAGCCGAACATGCACATGATGGAAGGAACCACACCACTGATCTTACGCAGGGCGGTAAATGCCTCGGCATAGCCATCCAGACCACCCACACCGGCAGGCACAAAGGCGCCGGCCGAGTCGTTCATGCCGATGACCGGAATCCCTTTTTCACCAGCCATCTGAAACAGCAGGGCCAGTTTACGGCCGTTGGTGGCATCAATAGAGCCGGCCCGTACGGTAAAGTCATGACCGTACAACGCCACGTCGCGGCCATTGACGTTCAGGATGCCGGTAACCAGCGAGGCACCGTCAAGGTTCTTGCCCCAGTTCTGGAACAGGACATTGGGCTCCTTCTCAGTTAATACCTTGATCCGCTCCCAGACGGTCATCCGCTTCTTGAAGTGCTGTTTTTCAATCTGGGCAATACTGACCGACTTGATGGGGCGCTGAATCAGGTCGTGACCTTCCTTCATCGCCTCTTCATAGCCCCCCTTCTTGCCGGGGATCTCGCCGGGAATAGTAAACTCAACGGTTTCCGGTGGGGCAAACGGGTTCTTCAGTGAGGGCTTGATCGCTTTCTTGGACATCTGAACCATCCTTCCTCTGCAGTGTAATATACGTACAAAATCTAAAAATAGATAAACGAATCAACTACCTGGCAACGACTGCCAGTACCTGGACCTCGGTACCGTCCTTGGACAGCAAACGGTGCCGCAGGGATGAGTCAAAATAGACACAGTCCCCTTCGGTCAACTCATGACGCTGATCTTCCAGTACCAGCTCGGCAGTTCCCTTCATGATGAACAGGAACTCCTCACCATCATGGCTGTAGGTATTCTCTTCCGATACCTTTTCCATGACCGACAACAGGAACGGCTCCATCTTTTTGTTCTGTTTGCGCCAAGACAGCGACTCATAGGAGTAGCCCTGACTGGTGCCGGCACGGGAGATGACCCGCGGCATCAGTTTGCGCTCATCGGCACGCACGATTTCGTAACGGCATTCCTCCTCTTCTTCAGCAAAGAAGTGGCCTATCTTGACGTCAAAAAAGCGTGCGATCTTGGAGAGGGTAGCTATGGGGGGAGAAACGTTATTGTTTTCGATCTGGGAAATCAGGGCAGGCGAAAAGCCGGTCTCACGGGCAACGGCCTGGAGGGTCAGCTTCTTCGCCAATCGGAGTTTTTTGATTTTTGCACCAATATTGAATTCGCTGCTCATCACTTAATCCGCCGAAATATAAACCTGTTTTGGTCCGGCGTTTGTATACAAAACCCGTTATAATGTCAATAAAATAGTTTTATTCACAACAAAGACAACTACAGTTTTACTGTACTATTTTTAGCCATACTAAATGATTATTTTTCCTCTCCCAGCAGCTGACGCGCCAGCAACTCCATGGTGTGGACCACTTCAACAGTAGAACCATGTTGTTTCAGGCCGTCATCCAACTGCATCATACAGCCGGGACAGCCGGTA includes these proteins:
- a CDS encoding acyl-CoA carboxylase subunit beta; translated protein: MSKKAIKPSLKNPFAPPETVEFTIPGEIPGKKGGYEEAMKEGHDLIQRPIKSVSIAQIEKQHFKKRMTVWERIKVLTEKEPNVLFQNWGKNLDGASLVTGILNVNGRDVALYGHDFTVRAGSIDATNGRKLALLFQMAGEKGIPVIGMNDSAGAFVPAGVGGLDGYAEAFTALRKISGVVPSIMCMFGFNAGGGSYLPRQGSFVIQPNDTFFGLTGPGVVKSVLGEDVTPEDLGGPKVHGASGVADLTVEDEVGALRAALQLLSYVPDNNSVSPRFRQTSDPLDRKTWEINTLLKKAFNSPTGFNTPFDVSIMIQQICDHGDYFEMQPDRAREAVTAFGRLGGNVVGFVANNSAVASGQISVDSAYKIARFNRFCNIYNIPIIFMEDTTGFLPGREQESRGIVQAGRAMLDSIVDIRTPRILLIIRNAYGGAYASYNNYPTGADLVLALPTTRLAVMGPAGKEFVYKDELRKLRGAVKDKVKSGVQERVAAGMDAGQATKDAEKDVADWLRIEEAALNLRYEKELMNPKEGLALGSISSLVMPTDLRKVLGENMNFLLRHYKPGPMQAIQREFH
- a CDS encoding helix-turn-helix domain-containing protein — its product is MSSEFNIGAKIKKLRLAKKLTLQAVARETGFSPALISQIENNNVSPPIATLSKIARFFDVKIGHFFAEEEEECRYEIVRADERKLMPRVISRAGTSQGYSYESLSWRKQNKKMEPFLLSVMEKVSEENTYSHDGEEFLFIMKGTAELVLEDQRHELTEGDCVYFDSSLRHRLLSKDGTEVQVLAVVAR